A stretch of DNA from Macadamia integrifolia cultivar HAES 741 unplaced genomic scaffold, SCU_Mint_v3 scaffold784, whole genome shotgun sequence:
aacatatatactctttttattttcttaccatttcttttctttttcttttctaaattcttttttttttttttttcgcttctcttgctaccaaacatagccgaTGTGGGGAGGGAAGCTGGTTCTGGAAGGAATTGTTCTGTGTAACAGCGAAACAGTGGAAGGTACAGTCATATCATCTCTACAGATAGCAGAGAACCCATTTAAAATTTAAGGATAGACTTTGAAAAGATTGGACATATCTCAGACAGAGTGATGGGATTGGATGACAATCTTAATAGGTCAAATCAAAAACCCACATTGATTAGAAATCATGGTTCATTTGCCAGAGGTGGGTGTGCTGAGTGAACACCGAAGAGACAATTGAAGGCTCATCCTGGCAATTCCAACCcttatttacttatttaaaaaaaaaaaaaaaagagtttcgGTTTCAGGGGAAAAAATGGAAAGTACAGTTAAAGTTCTGTTCGTCAGTACATTACAAAATTTAATTGAGGTTTTCTTTACCTACTGCACTGTCTGTATACTGTTGTAGGTGAAATGTTGGAATTTCCAACcactagggtttttctcaactGTCCGTTAACCATTTAATAAGAACATTTTAGCGACcatacttcttcttcctccaaccaAACACTCCCTAGATCTCAAATTGGAATACAAATTTGATTCAAAATCATGGGGGAAAGttctcctccaaccgtggaataAGATTCACCCACCCAAATAATTAACATGAGGTCGAAACTCTCTCTCCCCATAATGATGACTATCCCATTACCATAGGGTTTAGATAGGACCCCCGGGGGATGTCCCTCACTGATCCAACTGTCAATAGGGGGTTTGACTATGTGTTAGAGGGTGTCAGACCCCCTTTGAACGGCCGGATCAGCCGAGGGGAGCTGATCCAGACCCATCACCTCAATATCTCATAGTAGAAGGTCCAAGATCATTTGGTTTTGCTGATTGAATAGGTTGAACCAAACTATGTTTCCTAATTGTGGATAGGTGAGGCCATGCGACATCAACCACGATTTTAGGTATTGATATCGGATTGGTCATATCGGTTGATTCGTATCAGTGTCTGCCATGAAAAATACTAATAtggatgaatgaaaaaaaaaaaaaaaaaggacaatttataaatttttactAGTTCAAACCCAATATGATTCAATCCATATTGGTACCAATGATGATTGATCCCATTTAGTATTGATGTCATGCATTACTATAACCCTGTCCCCCAAAGAGGTTAATCTTTCAGGATTTTATtaatcaataaaatagaaagagatacTTATGCCGAGATCACTATGACAGTTCTTTGGCAAGATGAATTAGAATACTTGGTTTCCTAATTATGCTTTAAGGGTGAAACTTTTACCCAAAAtaagtagaaaaaaaaggaggaagggaAGGTTTATGTTGGAGAGTGTGGTTCTTGCGCCTAGACATATTAGGAGCAAAGTGATCAAGTCACccctatgaaatgaaaaatgatatttctatGAATACTTTTTAATATGCTTCAATTGACTCTAGTGCATGTATAGGACCTGCACTCTCATATAGGGAACACTTAtcgcaaaagaaaaaaaaaaaaattaggggtgATGCTAGGCGGCTCAGCTAGAAAATTGCCTCCCCAAtctaaagtcttttttttttggccttttttagTAAAGCCCACTCTAAGTGTCTTGACCTCTACCATCCAAGGAATTCAAGACTTCCTTTGTAAATGGGCCGGTCTCTTTTTTAATCTTGGCCCAGGAGTTCCAACCAAACCTTAATATGCTCCCCGCCCACCCACACCAACCCCAccatttttataattttcattttgaacAATTCAGGATGGAAAATAGAACATTGACTCTTGgccaaaaaaattaagaaggCCAGGGAGGTAGCTGTGGGCCCATGACTAGCAGTACTTGCTACGCATCACATGCTTTTAGGCCCTGATTTGGGCCAAGCCTGCACTAAATAATTGCATTTAATACTAGGGGCCAAAACAGTTTCTACAAAATTTGgttggtttttttattattctcacTTTCCATTACACTGATAAGGCCTTCACTAAGGCAAGGACTTTAAGGCTGCGCACTGGTTGTGAACTACGTAGAATTCTAGCCCAAAATATCTTGTTCAGGTTTGCATGATTCAGGCCCAGATATTTTGGGCCGAATCCAGGCCCATATCTAATCCAATGACAGCTTGGGCTGGCCTAGTCTAATTGTTGGATgtgtatgtccatcaaacctGAGTGATTTTGAACGCAACAAATCCCAATTCGATCCTTTCCGCTGCACAGTTGAGTTCTAAGTTCTAACCAACACTAATACCATCAAATTTCTTAATCTACCCTTTGTCTTATGAGGTCCACATCAGATTATCAAATGCTAAATGCAACCATGCTTGGTCATACCGAGAATTTCTCCCCCAACCCTCATCATCCCCTagaaacaaagcaaaaaaagaGAGACATAATTACTAAGGAGATTTCTTGCCCATTTAATTCAATTTATGTCCATGCATGCTTGATCATATTGCAAGTATGTCTTATTAATGGAAATGAATCAGTGCTAATTCTTCAAAGGCCCAGTGTCCACACTTCCACTTGTAATGTACACATGAGAAAGTTTACTCTAGATCGACCCCTTTTGgaaaaattatttgtttttggAGGCAGTTCTTCTTCACCAAAGGTCAAAGGAGAATCCCTTGACCGAGGGGTTTGGATGGTACGTGGAGAGTATCAGGAATAACGGCGTGGTATCATTGACTTCGTCTAGTAGATTACAGAGCATTTATGATCCTAGATGGGTGTACTTTTCCTTCACCCAAAAAGTGCTGAAAAAAACCTTTTCCTTGGtttttggaagaagaaaaaatggagcCCAAGCCCAATAGGGCTACAATACAAAGCCTATGcctcagcccaagcccaagcccatagGGCTACAATACAGAGCCTAACTCGGGCAAACTTAGAGCAAAAAAGCGGCAAGGAAGAACAATACTCAACTCCTAATCAAATGAGAAcaataaaaatcagaaaattagGGCTCCATACAGGTTAAATTGGGCTAATTGGGCTTCAATTACTGCCACTACGGCACCAAACTTTTCACTCTTCTGCTAGGCCCATGGGCTTGAATTTGGGCCCAGTACTAGAAATTCTTCTCTGATGCAAATGAACAATATCTATCTAATCTATCTAAATTTTAAAATGGTAATTTGGGTAAAGAATTTCTCATCTCTCAattaatcatcatcatcttcttcttcttcttcttcttcctttttttttttttttttttNNNNNNNNNNNNNNNNNNNNatatatatatatatatatatttttttttttaatatgtttgGGTCTCAGTTTTTTCTACTTTGTTTTGTatgaatccatgtagccgaccctattaagttgggataaagttttGTTTTGCTGCtgttggaaaaataaattttaaatgaaaagagTGCATCTGTAAATACCTGTTTGCAAGGGTTGCATTTATAATTTCTCCTAACTTCACTTATAAGCATCCAACCAGTAGTTCATCAATTCCAATCACAACCAAACTTTATTTAGGACGTGGTTCTATACCACAAGGCGTCCCCTTCAATTGCATTGCCCTTATATTTTGTTAGTTATAGATAACAGACAACACAAGGAAGATGGGCTGTAGATGGGCATGTTAACAACCTGTTGGTTAATGGTCCTTTCCACAGTAAACTTTTCAATGTTTCTGAAAGGGCAGTTATTGGAAGTTGACCTGACAGTTGGGGTAGTTATTACTAGGGTGGTGAGAATAGATTCTAATAAAAATCCTTGGGACTGATAAACAGAAATGGACTCATGAGAGGGAGGTTTAATCAGAATGTTTGGTGTGTTGATGGGTCCCAATGTGATGGGCTGGATGGATAGAGGAGGGCATGAAGAACCCTAAGCAACTGAAATGTGTCAACAGAAAGAAAACCCATCATTCACCTATCTCCATAACCCCATCCCTTTTTATATCCAATCCAATGTGTGTTCTTCTCCATTCATCAGCTTAATATGGAGAATTCTAACAATTCTTCTCCTCCAAAGGTTAAGAACTTGATCCCTTCAAaggaaatccatttttttttttttttctatgctcTTCCCTGCACTAAGATGTTCAactaaaattattattttattcattgtATTTGAAGATTACTTCACCAACTACTCTGCACTTCACTgttagaggaggaggaggaagatgcaTTCAAACCCAACAGTCATTCAGACTTCATTCTCAGGTAAGGTTTTAGTTAAATCATAGCAGGTTCATTAATTTTTAGTCCTTGCCTCATGGATGCTTTCACAGTCTGAAGGACAGCAACAGGAGAGTGTCCATGATAAATCCAAGGTAATTGCCATTTAAActtgtgctctctctctctctctctctctctctctacatgtaTATATCCAAAATATTTTAATGCCCATCTGTAGGATATGCAGAAAATTCCCATGAAAGAACAAACTAAGCCATTGGAAATGATGCTTCACACCCAACAGAGAGCAGCCAAGCGTCCAGGGTTCAATTATATGCATATGGTAACTGTCGATAATAGATTAGTTCTTTTGAATTCCATTGACATTTTCTGTATTTTAGAGTAACCATTATACATTTGGAAGTATATTCTATTATGTTTCTATCATAAATATAGGTTGCTACTAAGATGTATATCCTAGAACAGCAGAAACAACTAGAAGAGAGGGTGCAAAAGGTAAAGAGATATCACCAAGCTTGTCCTTAACTTGTATTCTTTGATATGTTTTTTAAAACAATCTCATTTAAATATTAACTGGGCAgatgatagaagaagaagaggttcgGACATTGAGAAAGGAAATGATCCCTAGATCCCAATTGATGCCTTTCATTGATAGGTCCTTCTTTTCCCAAAGGTACAATACTACAAAGGAATacatttatgattatgattagcACATGATGTAGAAAACGAGaacctaaaatgatacagaaATTAATGGAAATCGCAAACAAACAATGAGTACAAAACACAAAAGGATTTACATagtttggcaagattgcctatgttgatggtgagatgagatctgcttcactatcaatggagaatagcaTTACAGATGCTCGTCTTCACATCTCTCTCAGATTGATTACAGGGAAAGAACCCTTGCTACAAATTCATAGCGGAACACTATACAGGTAGTTTATCGAAATACCCAAATAGCCCTAAAAGAGGTACTCAAGCCCTACATCCTCTTAATGGCCATTCAAAATCAGCCCATAAATGCaagtgatggaatacaagacagtGTATGccaatttcatatcaaattaaTATCCATTTTCAGTTTATTCATGCCATCAGTAGGAAATATTaatgtaaacagaataactgcTAGATTGATAGGGCATCAAAGTAATGCCAATGGCTGTCTTCGAT
This window harbors:
- the LOC122069983 gene encoding uncharacterized protein LOC122069983 isoform X1 — protein: MENSNNSSPPKITSPTTLHFTVRGGGGRCIQTQQSFRLHSQSEGQQQESVHDKSKDMQKIPMKEQTKPLEMMLHTQQRAAKRPGFNYMHMVATKMYILEQQKQLEERVQKMIEEEEVRTLRKEMIPRSQLMPFIDRSFFSQRPTRPLTVPKDPSFHIPNRKCWSCLSSNELEAFETLRSRL
- the LOC122069983 gene encoding uncharacterized protein LOC122069983 isoform X2 produces the protein MENSNNSSPPKITSPTTLHFTVRGGGGRCIQTQQSFRLHSQSEGQQQESVHDKSKKIPMKEQTKPLEMMLHTQQRAAKRPGFNYMHMVATKMYILEQQKQLEERVQKMIEEEEVRTLRKEMIPRSQLMPFIDRSFFSQRPTRPLTVPKDPSFHIPNRKCWSCLSSNELEAFETLRSRL